A window from Streptomyces sp. NBC_00335 encodes these proteins:
- a CDS encoding phytase, with the protein MTTRLAARASALVLCTALAGSVALPAQASSIGTVRPRAETAPLYDDEAGGDANADDPAIWRNAADPGRSLVIATAKQGGLRVYDLEARQVQSLPAPAGPGADDAPGRFNNVDLVSGLRLGGGRADVAVVSDRGNDRLRIYRIDRNRPGGPLTDVTDPGARPVFSADQAEINEQKTAYGLATWTDRKSGRSYAAVSQRNRTRIALLELVATPAGTVDYRQVRTLDLPSSFRLPNGASWTPCAEPGELPQIEGMVVDPADGTLYAGQEDVGIWRIDAGLGGTPKLIDKVREYGVPGTYDEETEECAPGADPGYGGKRLKADVEGLTLVTEADGDGYLLASSQGDDTFVAYDREREDHNEFEGAFRITAASATLDGSEVCDGAAALNAPLGTRYPRGLLVVQDGRETPGDGDREATGFKFVGLGEVVDAIG; encoded by the coding sequence TTGACCACACGTCTCGCCGCCCGCGCCTCCGCACTCGTGCTCTGCACGGCACTCGCCGGGTCCGTGGCGCTCCCCGCACAGGCCTCCTCGATCGGCACCGTCCGGCCCAGGGCCGAGACCGCGCCGCTGTACGACGACGAGGCCGGCGGCGACGCCAACGCGGACGACCCGGCGATCTGGCGCAACGCCGCCGACCCGGGCCGCAGCCTGGTGATCGCGACCGCCAAGCAGGGCGGCCTGCGGGTCTACGACCTGGAGGCCCGGCAGGTGCAGTCGCTGCCCGCCCCGGCCGGACCGGGCGCCGACGACGCACCCGGCCGCTTCAACAACGTCGACCTGGTCAGCGGCCTGCGCCTGGGCGGCGGGCGCGCCGATGTCGCGGTGGTCAGCGACCGGGGCAACGACCGGCTGCGGATCTACCGGATCGACCGGAACCGGCCCGGCGGCCCGCTCACCGACGTCACCGACCCGGGAGCGCGCCCGGTCTTCTCCGCCGACCAGGCCGAGATCAACGAGCAGAAGACCGCGTACGGCCTGGCCACCTGGACGGACCGCAAGAGCGGCCGGTCCTACGCGGCGGTCAGTCAGCGCAACCGCACCCGGATCGCCCTGCTGGAGCTGGTCGCCACCCCCGCAGGCACGGTCGACTACCGCCAGGTGCGCACGCTGGACCTGCCGTCCTCCTTCCGCCTGCCGAACGGCGCTTCCTGGACGCCCTGTGCCGAGCCGGGCGAACTGCCGCAGATCGAGGGCATGGTCGTCGACCCCGCGGACGGCACCCTGTACGCGGGGCAGGAGGACGTCGGGATCTGGCGCATCGACGCGGGCCTCGGCGGCACGCCGAAGCTGATCGACAAGGTGCGCGAGTACGGCGTGCCCGGCACCTACGACGAGGAGACCGAGGAGTGCGCGCCCGGCGCCGATCCCGGCTACGGGGGCAAGCGCCTGAAGGCCGACGTCGAGGGCCTGACCCTGGTCACCGAGGCCGACGGCGACGGCTACCTGCTCGCCTCCAGCCAGGGTGACGACACCTTCGTCGCCTACGACCGCGAGCGCGAGGACCACAACGAGTTCGAGGGCGCCTTCCGCATCACCGCGGCCTCCGCCACCCTTGACGGCTCCGAGGTCTGCGACGGCGCCGCCGCCCTCAACGCCCCCCTCGGTACGCGCTATCCCCGCGGCCTGCTCGTCGTCCAGGACGGCCGGGAAACCCCGGGCGA
- a CDS encoding histidine phosphatase family protein translates to MHPTTVRVRLVIPPLDEAGRLHRFPSADPCPGHEGLRGQDHGAWAGRAMDDVAGEDPEGLRRWMTDTAYAPPGGGESVETLIARVGAHLGALAPGTHRAVAGQGVVRAAVVWALELPAAAFWRLDARPGSVTTLTGRSGRWNLLVGGPEDPPGSP, encoded by the coding sequence GTGCACCCCACCACCGTACGAGTCCGTCTCGTGATTCCGCCTCTGGACGAAGCGGGGCGCCTCCACCGCTTCCCGTCCGCAGATCCGTGCCCCGGGCACGAAGGGCTGCGCGGGCAGGACCACGGCGCCTGGGCCGGGCGGGCCATGGACGACGTGGCCGGGGAGGACCCCGAGGGGCTGCGGAGGTGGATGACCGACACCGCGTACGCGCCCCCGGGCGGCGGCGAGTCGGTCGAGACGCTGATCGCGCGGGTCGGCGCACACCTGGGCGCGCTGGCGCCGGGGACGCACCGGGCGGTGGCCGGGCAGGGCGTCGTACGGGCGGCCGTGGTGTGGGCCCTGGAGCTGCCGGCGGCGGCCTTCTGGCGGCTCGACGCACGCCCGGGGTCGGTGACGACGCTGACGGGGCGCTCCGGGCGCTGGAACCTGCTCGTGGGCGGGCCGGAGGATCCGCCGGGCAGTCCCTGA
- a CDS encoding TIGR04222 domain-containing membrane protein, whose product MRWVFRQFARGSHEMRDLDVYDIAFLAGGARRVADSAMVALNRRGLLVVHKAQVRTVGGELPGHAVERRVLAFCGRTRSVDSVRADLHRSLEGYEIGRRLAAWGLVKGADRRVTRSGRRHLEAAGRDASIPEYVLRGAAGVLDATARRPVGRPVGRAQAVPRRRGPTSGRRLPRMDGDSDPGSHSGSYSDGGGGGGGGDGGGGGE is encoded by the coding sequence ATGCGGTGGGTGTTCCGGCAGTTCGCAAGGGGTTCGCACGAGATGCGGGACCTGGACGTGTACGACATCGCGTTCCTGGCGGGTGGGGCGCGGCGGGTGGCGGACAGCGCGATGGTCGCGCTGAACAGGCGCGGCCTGCTCGTGGTGCACAAGGCGCAGGTGCGTACGGTGGGCGGGGAGTTGCCCGGGCACGCGGTCGAGCGTCGTGTGCTCGCGTTCTGCGGGCGCACCAGGAGCGTCGACTCGGTCCGCGCCGACCTGCACCGCTCCCTGGAGGGCTACGAGATCGGCCGTCGGCTGGCCGCATGGGGCCTGGTGAAGGGCGCGGACCGCCGCGTGACCCGTAGCGGGAGACGACACCTGGAGGCGGCCGGGCGCGACGCGAGCATCCCGGAGTACGTCCTGCGCGGGGCCGCCGGCGTCCTGGACGCCACGGCCCGACGCCCGGTCGGCCGCCCGGTCGGCCGCGCGCAGGCGGTTCCACGCCGTCGTGGCCCGACGTCGGGGCGCAGGCTGCCGCGCATGGACGGCGACTCCGATCCCGGCTCGCACTCGGGCTCGTACTCCGACGGCGGCGGAGGCGGCGGAGGCGGCGACGGCGGAGGCGGCGGTGAGTGA
- the pucL gene encoding factor-independent urate hydroxylase produces MSKHILAQNQYGKAENRIVKVTRKGSDGSWHEIRDLNVSVALRGEFRDVHLTGDNANCLPTDTTKNTVYAFSKEHGVASPEAFGILLAKHFVSSQAPIREAQIRVEEYAWERIPVPTRKEQHSFALKGTEVRTAQITYSETTGLQVISGLKDLTVMNSTNSEFHGFIKDKYTTLQEAYDRILATKVTARWAHSALAADDAEYDWDQSYKKVRKNMLEAFAETYSYSLQQTLNQMAERVLDNCPKVNEVRLNLPNKHHFLVDLEPFGLKNDNEVYFAADRMYGLIEGTVHRDGVQPVIATSDWIVA; encoded by the coding sequence ATGAGCAAGCACATCCTCGCCCAGAACCAGTACGGCAAGGCCGAGAACCGCATCGTCAAGGTCACCCGCAAGGGCAGCGACGGTTCCTGGCACGAGATCCGCGACCTCAACGTCTCCGTCGCGCTGCGCGGCGAGTTCCGCGACGTCCACCTCACCGGTGACAACGCCAACTGCCTGCCCACGGACACCACCAAGAACACGGTGTACGCCTTCTCCAAGGAGCACGGCGTCGCCTCCCCCGAGGCCTTCGGCATCCTGCTCGCCAAGCACTTCGTCTCCTCCCAGGCCCCGATCCGCGAGGCGCAGATCCGCGTCGAGGAGTACGCCTGGGAGCGGATCCCGGTCCCGACGCGCAAGGAGCAGCACTCCTTCGCCCTCAAGGGCACCGAGGTGCGCACCGCGCAGATCACGTACAGCGAGACCACCGGTCTCCAGGTGATCTCGGGTCTGAAGGACCTGACCGTGATGAACTCGACCAACTCCGAGTTCCACGGCTTCATCAAGGACAAGTACACGACGCTGCAGGAGGCGTACGACCGCATCCTGGCGACCAAGGTCACCGCGCGCTGGGCGCACTCGGCGCTCGCCGCCGACGACGCCGAGTACGACTGGGACCAGTCGTACAAGAAGGTCCGCAAGAACATGCTGGAAGCCTTCGCGGAGACCTACTCGTACTCCCTGCAGCAGACCCTGAACCAGATGGCCGAGCGCGTGCTCGACAACTGCCCCAAGGTCAACGAGGTGCGCCTCAACCTCCCCAACAAGCACCACTTCCTCGTCGACCTGGAGCCCTTCGGCCTCAAGAACGACAACGAGGTCTACTTCGCGGCCGACCGCATGTACGGCCTCATCGAGGGCACCGTGCACCGCGACGGCGTGCAGCCGGTGATCGCGACGAGCGACTGGATCGTGGCCTGA
- a CDS encoding aspartate aminotransferase family protein, translating into MNAEADARDAATQASSAKATVKADDRSHVFHSWSAQELIDPLAVAGAEGSYFWDYDGNRFLDFSSALVYTNIGYQHPKVAAAIAEQAGKLCTVAPGFAVDVRSEAARLIAERTPGDLDKIFFTNAGAEAVENAVRMARVHTGRAKVLSAYRSYHGATSTAINLTGDARRFGNDSATAGVVHFWGPFAYRSPFYAATPAEECERALRHLEDTIVFEGPQSIAAIILETVGGAPGVLVHPDGYLAGVRELCDRFGIVFILDEIMVGFGRTGKWFASEHWDVTPDLICFAKGVTSGYVPLGGVAISAAIAETFARRPYPGGLTYSGHVLACAAAVATINVMEEEGTVEQSARTGAELLGPGLAALAERHPSVGEVRGLGTFWALELVRNKETREPLVPYNAAGADNAPMAEFGAALKKAGLWPLLAGNRIHVAPPCNVSAEDVDKGLRIIDEALSVADAHTV; encoded by the coding sequence ATGAACGCAGAAGCCGACGCACGCGACGCCGCCACACAGGCCTCCTCCGCAAAGGCCACCGTGAAGGCCGACGACCGCAGTCACGTCTTCCACTCCTGGTCGGCGCAAGAGCTCATCGACCCGCTCGCCGTGGCCGGTGCCGAGGGTTCCTACTTCTGGGACTACGACGGCAACCGCTTCCTCGACTTCTCCAGTGCCCTCGTCTACACGAACATCGGCTACCAGCACCCGAAGGTGGCCGCGGCCATCGCCGAGCAGGCCGGCAAGCTCTGCACCGTCGCGCCCGGCTTCGCCGTCGACGTGCGCTCCGAGGCCGCCCGGCTGATCGCCGAGCGCACCCCGGGCGACCTCGACAAGATCTTCTTCACCAACGCGGGCGCCGAGGCCGTGGAGAACGCCGTCCGCATGGCCCGGGTGCACACCGGCCGCGCCAAGGTGCTCTCCGCGTACCGCTCGTACCACGGGGCCACCTCCACCGCGATCAACCTCACCGGGGACGCGCGCCGCTTCGGCAACGACAGCGCCACCGCCGGCGTCGTGCACTTCTGGGGCCCCTTCGCCTACCGCTCGCCCTTCTACGCGGCCACCCCCGCCGAGGAGTGCGAGCGCGCACTGCGCCACCTGGAAGACACCATCGTCTTCGAGGGCCCGCAGTCCATCGCCGCGATCATCCTGGAGACCGTCGGCGGAGCCCCCGGCGTGCTCGTGCACCCCGACGGCTACCTGGCCGGCGTGCGCGAGCTCTGCGACCGCTTCGGCATCGTCTTCATCCTCGACGAGATCATGGTCGGCTTCGGCCGCACCGGTAAGTGGTTCGCCTCCGAGCACTGGGACGTCACCCCCGACCTGATCTGCTTCGCCAAGGGCGTGACCAGCGGATACGTCCCCCTCGGCGGGGTCGCCATCTCGGCCGCCATCGCGGAGACCTTCGCCCGCCGGCCCTACCCGGGCGGGCTGACGTACTCCGGGCACGTGCTGGCCTGCGCCGCCGCCGTCGCGACGATCAATGTCATGGAGGAGGAGGGCACCGTGGAGCAGTCCGCCCGCACCGGCGCGGAGCTGCTCGGGCCGGGCCTCGCCGCCCTCGCGGAGCGCCACCCGTCCGTCGGGGAGGTCCGGGGGCTCGGCACGTTCTGGGCCCTGGAGCTCGTACGGAACAAGGAGACGCGCGAGCCCTTGGTCCCGTACAACGCCGCCGGCGCGGACAACGCGCCGATGGCCGAGTTCGGGGCGGCCCTGAAGAAGGCCGGGCTGTGGCCGCTGCTCGCCGGGAACCGCATCCACGTCGCACCGCCCTGCAACGTGTCCGCCGAGGATGTGGACAAGGGGCTGCGGATCATCGACGAGGCCCTGTCGGTGGCCGACGCGCACACGGTCTGA
- a CDS encoding SDR family NAD(P)-dependent oxidoreductase yields the protein MSETRVENRVENRVALITGSSSGIGAGIARRLAAAGIRVVLNSARSEDAGKALAAELPDAVYVRGDVADAADARRIVRTAIDTYGRLDILVNNAGVTRFIPLGDLDAADADAWREIFEVNVVGTWQMITAATPHLRESGASGSPASIVNISSVSATRALGSSVPYAVSKAAVNHMTRLLASQLGPAVRVNAIAPGLIDTPWYEGEDQVWESSREWITENTPLRRVGTPEDVAEAALYLVDAAYTTGDVLTVDGGRHVV from the coding sequence ATGTCCGAGACCCGAGTCGAGAACCGAGTCGAGAACCGTGTCGCCCTGATCACCGGTTCCTCCTCCGGCATCGGCGCGGGCATCGCCCGCAGACTGGCGGCGGCCGGAATCCGCGTGGTCCTGAACTCGGCGCGCAGCGAGGACGCGGGCAAGGCGCTCGCCGCCGAACTGCCCGACGCGGTCTACGTACGGGGCGACGTCGCGGACGCCGCCGACGCGCGGCGGATCGTCCGGACGGCGATCGACACGTACGGACGGCTCGACATCCTGGTCAACAACGCGGGCGTCACCCGGTTCATCCCCCTGGGCGACCTGGACGCGGCCGACGCCGACGCCTGGCGCGAGATATTCGAGGTCAACGTCGTCGGCACCTGGCAGATGATCACCGCCGCCACCCCCCACCTGCGGGAATCCGGCGCGAGCGGCTCCCCGGCCTCGATCGTCAACATCTCCTCGGTCTCCGCGACCCGCGCGCTGGGCAGCTCCGTCCCCTACGCCGTCAGCAAGGCCGCGGTCAACCACATGACCCGGCTGTTGGCCTCCCAGCTCGGACCCGCCGTCCGGGTGAACGCGATCGCGCCCGGCCTGATCGACACCCCCTGGTACGAGGGCGAGGACCAGGTCTGGGAGAGCTCGCGGGAGTGGATCACCGAGAACACCCCGCTGCGCCGCGTGGGCACCCCCGAGGACGTGGCCGAGGCCGCGCTCTACCTGGTCGACGCCGCCTACACGACCGGCGACGTGCTCACCGTCGACGGCGGCCGGCACGTCGTCTGA